In the genome of Aequorivita sp. H23M31, the window TTTCAGTTTTATTCTGGGATTCTTCCTTCTTAGCAGGTTTGGACTCTATTTTTTCAGATTTTTTCTCTACAACTTCCTTGTCTTCTTCCTTACTATCCTTTTTTTCTTCCTTTTCCTTCTCCTTAGATTTTTCTGAAGTTTTCTCTTTCTTTGAACTTCCAGTAATTCCAGAAACATCAGTTCCTTCTGGACCTATAATTGCCAAAACGGAATCAACGGGAGCGGAATCCCCTTCTCCAATGGCTATTTTTAATAACGTTCCGGCATAAAAGGATTCGAATTCCATTGTAGCCTTATCGGTTTCAATCTCGGCCAGAATATCCCCTTCCTCTACTTTATCTCCTTCTTTTTTGAGCCATGTGGCAACAGTTCCTTCGGTCATGGTATCGCTCAATCTTGGCATTGTGATTATCTCAACACCTTCGGGCAGATCATCATCAGATTTTTCTTCAGAATCATCGGAGCTTTTATCCTTATCCTTATCATCAGAAGAACTCTTTTCTTCTTCATTTTCAGATTCGGAATCATCTTCCTTTTCTTTCTCCTTACTGTTTTCCTTTTTAGTATCGGAAGTTGATTTTTCATCACCCGATCCCTTTACCAAATCCGAAATATCTTCATCCTTTTCACCTATGATGGCCAAAAGAGAATCCACTTTTGCGGTTTCACCTTCCTTAAGTCCAATATAAAGCAGCGTGCCTTCATAGAATGACTCAAATTCCATTGTGGCCTTATCGGTTTCAATTTCGGCAAGTATATCGCCTTCTTCTACAGTATCACCTACCTTTTTAAGCCAGGTAGCTACTGTTCCCTCTTCCATGGTGTCGCTCAAGCGCGGCATATTTATTACTTCTGCCATAGTTTAAATTTTATTTTTTATAAACGGATAATCCTCCTGCTCATATACTGAATCATACATTACGTTCTTTTCCGGATAAGGAGATTCTTCCGCAAATTTCTCACACTCAGAAACCATTTTCTTCACTTTTTTATCTATTGCCGCGATCTCTTTTTCTGTCGCCCATTTATTTTCGTATATCTGATGTAGTACATAAGTAATTGGATCCTCTTCCTGCTTTTTGGCAACTTCTTCCTTAGTTCTATAATGTTGGGCATCACTCATTGAATGTCCGCGATATCTGTAAGTTCTTAACTCTAAAAAAGTAGGTCCATCCCCTCGACGCGCACGTTGTATTGCTTCGTCCATTTCTTTGGCAACAACTTCAGGTTTCATTGCATCCACAGGTTTGCACGGCATTTCATAACCTAGTCCCAATTTCCAGATGTCTGTATGGTTTGCAGTTCGGGCAACTGAAGTTCCCATGGCGTATCCATTATTCTCGCAACAGAATACAACGGGCAATTTCCAAAGCATTGCAAGGTTGAATGTCTCGTGAAGTGCTCCCTGCCTCACCGCGCCATCACCCATATAAGTAAGGGTTACGGCATCGCGCTCAAAATATTTATCGGCAAAAGCTAATCCTGCACCTAAGGGAATTTGTCCACCCACAATACCGTGGCCACCGTAAAAACGATGTTCTTTGGAAAAAATATGCATTGACCCTCCTAGACCCTGTGAAGTTCCAGTCGCTTTTCCATAAAGCTCGGCCATTACTTTCTTTGGATCTACACCCATTCCAATGGGTTGAACATGGTTTCTATAAGCAGTTATCATTCGATCTTTGGTAAGATCCATGGCATGAAGAGCCCCAGCTAGGACGGCTTCCTGTCCATTATATAGGTGCAGAAAACCCCGTACTTTTTGATTGATATATACTTGCGCCAATTTATCTTCAAACTTGCGCCAAAAGAGCATGTTCTCATACCAATCTAGGTACGTTTTTTTTGTTATTTTCTTCATTTATTGACTATAAGGTTTCCCGTGGGGAAATTTATTAAACGGATAACAAAAGTACCACTTTCTACGCTGAAAAGACAAATAGGGAATTACAATTTCCTCTTAAGAAGTAAAATCAGATTTAGAACAATCAACATTTCTCCCGAGATATGAAAATTTGGAAATTTAAAGATTCGAAGTATTTGAAGTTATGGGGAATTGAATATTGAATATTGAATAATTATAACCTAAAGATATTTTGAATCAAAACCGAATGGCAGTAAGTCGGCGACGGAACTAACTTTTACGATTTTACCAGTTTCGCCCATAAAGTAAACGGCAATGGGCTTGCTTTGTTTTTGTTCATATTCCGCCATGGATTGTCTGCAGGCACCACAGGATCCAATAGGTTCCTTTAGCTCATGATTATGGGAACGGGCAGTAATAGCCATCGCTTGTATTTTGTTGTTTGGAAAAACGGCTCCACAATGAAAAATGGCGACACGTTCTGCACAAAGCCCTGAAGGATAAGCAGCATTTTCTTGATTGCTTCCAATAGTGATTTCTCCAGAATCCAGCAAAATGGCCGCACCTACTTGGAATTGGGAATATGGCGCATAGGCATGTTCACGAGCTTCTTTCGCACTATTCATTAGTTCTTGAATTTGGGCGGGAAGCTCCACGAGATTTTCAAAAACCTCGAACTGGATTTCAACTTGTTGCTTTTTTGACATAAAAATGAGTAAAGTGATTACAACATTATTCCCAAACCAAATTTGATCATGGAAATGTTTGTGTCTTTTGATGGCGCATATTCGAATTCATCAAATAACTTGATATAATCATACTGAATTTGCGCAAAGATAATTTCTGTTAAAAGGTAATACACGCCTCCATTTGCATTCAACCCATTTAATGAAATTGAATTGCCCGACATATAACCACTTGAGGAATTGTTGAACATTAAAAAGCTATATCCCACTCCCAAAAATGGCCGGAATTTTGGCAAACTCGCTATTTTCATTTCTGCAAATACTCTGGGTAAAATATTGAAGTTATTGAATTCTGTAGCATCGTACGGATCTTGGAAATGTCCGGGATATTCGGGCATATATCTTTCCGCTTTCTTTTTAAAATAGCTTCCATTTACAGAAATTCCGAGGTTAATATTTGAAATTTCCTTAATTCTATATTTCATACCCACATCAACAATTCCGTTATAATCTCCAAAAAAATTATCCCCCATAGAGATGGGAAAATTGGCGTCAATACTAAATTTCGAATCCTGTGAAAATGAAAATTGCGCCACTAATAATAATGACGCAATTAAAATCTTTTTAAAACTAATCATATTTCAACTTTAATCCCCTAGTATTCGTCATACGAATCGCCAAAATTGAAAGTCAGTCCAAAACGCAGTGTTCCGTCCAAAGGGGTAACTACTTTACCCATTCCGAAGAGGTAGGAAATATCGATATTGATTGCAGTATATCTAAATCCTGCACCAAAAGAAGCAAATTTTCTACCTCCTTTTATATCACTTTCATTAAAGTATCCTCCTCTAAAAGCGAATACATCCTGGTACCAATATTCCGCTCCTAAAGCCCAGGTAAACTCCTTTATTTCCTCACTAAATCCGCCGGGAGCATCTCCAAAGGATTGGAACATCCCCTTTACAAAGCTTACGTTATTATCCTTCCCTTTGTAAATTACATTCGTGCTTAAAGGAGGCTGACTGGTGTCCGCTTCTCCATCGGGTCCTACGGGATATTCGCTACCAAGGATTGGAGGGGTTGGAACCAAAAGTTTGTTAACCTCAGCCGAAATACCAATTTTGTTGTATTCATCAAGAATAAAATCGAACCCACCCCCTAAAGCTAGGTTGGTAGGAATAAAGTTTTCCTGTCCAACTTCGTCATATTTCAAGGTAGGACCAATATTCGAAATATTGAAACCCATTCTCCAACGGCCGTCAAAGTCGTTATAAGGAATTTCCTCACTCTGATAGTACCCGGCAATATCCACCGCAAAAGTACTAGCAGCGTGGGCGTCCTCAACTTGGGTCTGTATTTTTAAATCGGATCGTAAATATCTACCGGCTACTGCCATGGAAAATCGCTCGCTAAGTCTCAGCGCATACGAAACGTCAAAGGTCATTTCATTTGGACTCTGGATCAACGGGATTTGATCTGCAGTTTCTCTAAGTTCGATTTCACCTAATTTAAAATACCGGAAACTTGCGGCAACAGCACTTCTTTCGTTCAGTCTGTTAAAGTAAGTAAGGTTTCCGAGGAAAATATCATTAACCAATTTGCTCAAATATGGAGTATAAGTAACACCCACACCTTGCTTGGATATTATAAACGCATATTTTGCAGGGTTCCACTGTTGT includes:
- the pdhA gene encoding pyruvate dehydrogenase (acetyl-transferring) E1 component subunit alpha, yielding MKKITKKTYLDWYENMLFWRKFEDKLAQVYINQKVRGFLHLYNGQEAVLAGALHAMDLTKDRMITAYRNHVQPIGMGVDPKKVMAELYGKATGTSQGLGGSMHIFSKEHRFYGGHGIVGGQIPLGAGLAFADKYFERDAVTLTYMGDGAVRQGALHETFNLAMLWKLPVVFCCENNGYAMGTSVARTANHTDIWKLGLGYEMPCKPVDAMKPEVVAKEMDEAIQRARRGDGPTFLELRTYRYRGHSMSDAQHYRTKEEVAKKQEEDPITYVLHQIYENKWATEKEIAAIDKKVKKMVSECEKFAEESPYPEKNVMYDSVYEQEDYPFIKNKI
- the cdd gene encoding cytidine deaminase, with the translated sequence MSKKQQVEIQFEVFENLVELPAQIQELMNSAKEAREHAYAPYSQFQVGAAILLDSGEITIGSNQENAAYPSGLCAERVAIFHCGAVFPNNKIQAMAITARSHNHELKEPIGSCGACRQSMAEYEQKQSKPIAVYFMGETGKIVKVSSVADLLPFGFDSKYL
- the porV gene encoding type IX secretion system outer membrane channel protein PorV codes for the protein MKKVIIPILLGLVAFKASAQETVIVPNANDSRVITTGVPFVLIAADPRAAGMGDIGVTTSADAFSQQWNPAKYAFIISKQGVGVTYTPYLSKLVNDIFLGNLTYFNRLNERSAVAASFRYFKLGEIELRETADQIPLIQSPNEMTFDVSYALRLSERFSMAVAGRYLRSDLKIQTQVEDAHAASTFAVDIAGYYQSEEIPYNDFDGRWRMGFNISNIGPTLKYDEVGQENFIPTNLALGGGFDFILDEYNKIGISAEVNKLLVPTPPILGSEYPVGPDGEADTSQPPLSTNVIYKGKDNNVSFVKGMFQSFGDAPGGFSEEIKEFTWALGAEYWYQDVFAFRGGYFNESDIKGGRKFASFGAGFRYTAINIDISYLFGMGKVVTPLDGTLRFGLTFNFGDSYDEY
- a CDS encoding outer membrane protein, which gives rise to MISFKKILIASLLLVAQFSFSQDSKFSIDANFPISMGDNFFGDYNGIVDVGMKYRIKEISNINLGISVNGSYFKKKAERYMPEYPGHFQDPYDATEFNNFNILPRVFAEMKIASLPKFRPFLGVGYSFLMFNNSSSGYMSGNSISLNGLNANGGVYYLLTEIIFAQIQYDYIKLFDEFEYAPSKDTNISMIKFGLGIML